The following are encoded together in the Glycine soja cultivar W05 chromosome 5, ASM419377v2, whole genome shotgun sequence genome:
- the LOC114412631 gene encoding berberine bridge enzyme-like 13, translating to MVSPISHLPLIIVLLLSFSLANSASLQESFVQCLNLNSDRTFPFYSSIYTPSNPSFTSILDSSAQNLRLLVPSAPKPEFIFTPSRDSHVQAAVICSKKLGIHIRVRSGGHDYEGISYVSEIETPFIVVDLVKLRGINVDVKSNTAWVQAGATTGEVYYRIYEKSSVHGFPAGLCTSLGIGGHITGGAYGTMMRKYGLGVDNVLDAQIVDANGRVLDREAMGEDLFWAIRGGGGGSFGILLWWKIKLVPVPPTVTVFTVTKSLEQGATKILHRWQEVAPYIDENLFIRVIIQPSSDGRNKTQRTITTSYNALFLGGARTLLQVMKTSFPELGLTRKDCLETSWIKSVLYIAGFPSDTPPEVLLKGKSTFKNFFKAKSDFVREPIPETGLEGLWQRLLVEDSPLMIWNPYGGRMSQFSESETPFPHRNGTLYKIQYLSLWQEGDKNAAKHIDWIRKLYNYMGPYVSSLPREAYVNYRDLDLGINTKNSTSYIQASAWGYRYYKNNFDRLVKIKTKVDPQNVFRHEQSIPPLPL from the coding sequence ATGGTGTCACCAATCTCACACTTGCCACTTATAATAGTCCTCTTGttatcattttctttagcaAATTCAGCCTCACTTCAAGAAAGTTTTGTCCAATGTCTCAACCTGAATTCGGACAGAACATTTCCATTTTACTCATCAATTTACACTCCAAGCAACCCTTCCTTCACCAGCATCCTTGACTCCTCCGCACAGAATCTAAGGCTTTTGGTGCCTTCAGCGCCAAAACCCGAGTTCATATTCACACCCTCCCGTGATTCCCATGTTCAAGCAGCAGTGATTTGCTCCAAGAAACTTGGGATTCACATTAGAGTGCGAAGTGGTGGTCATGACTATGAAGGAATATCCTACGTCTCTGAAATTGAAACCCCCTTCATAGTTGTGGATTTGGTCAAGCTCCGAGGCATCAATGTGGATGTAAAAAGCAACACTGCTTGGGTTCAAGCTGGTGCCACAACTGGTGAGGTGTACTACAGAATATATGAGAAGAGTTCAGTTCATGGTTTCCCTGCAGGCCTTTGCACAAGCTTAGGCATTGGAGGGCACATCACTGGAGGAGCATATGGAACCATGATGAGAAAATATGGCCTTGGAGTTGATAATGTCCTAGATGCTCAAATTGTTGATGCCAATGGAAGAGTTCTTGATAGGGAAGCCATGGGGGAAGACCTATTTTGGGCTATAAGAGGAGGTGGAGGTGGAAGCTTTGGTATCCTTCTTTGGTGGAAGATAAAGCTTGTTCCTGTGCCACCAACTGTGACAGTTTTTACAGTTACCAAGAGCCTTGAGCAAGGTGCAACCAAGATTCTTCACAGGTGGCAAGAAGTGGCACCTTATATTGATGAGAACCTCTTCATCAGAGTCATCATTCAGCCATCTAGTGATGGAAGAAACAAGACTCAGAGAACCATCACAACTTCTTACAATGCTCTCTTCCTTGGTGGGGCCAGAACACTCCTCCAAGTCATGAAGACAAGTTTCCCTGAATTGGGGTTGACAAGAAAGGATTGCTTGGAAACTAGTTGGATCAAATCTGTGCTCTATATTGCAGGCTTCCCAAGTGACACACCCCCAGAAGTTCTGCTCAAAGGAAAGTCAACATTCAAGAACTTCTTCAAggcaaaatcagattttgtgagggAACCAATACCGGAAACCGGGCTCGAGGGGTTGTGGCAAAGGTTGCTGGTTGAAGACAGCCCGTTGATGATTTGGAACCCATATGGTGGAAGGATGAGCCAATTTTCAGAATCTGAGACCCCATTTCCTCACAGAAATGGAACACTCTACAAAATTCAGTACTTGTCTTTGTGGCAAGAGGGAGACAAGAATGCTGCAAAGCACATAGATTGGATTAGGAAGCTCTACAACTACATGGGCCCTTATGTTTCTAGCTTGCCAAGGGAAGCATATGTGAATTACCGGGATCTTGACTTGGGAATAAACACCAAGAACAGCACAAGTTACATTCAAGCAAGTGCTTGGGGTTATAGGTATTACAAGAACAACTTCGACAGGTTGGTGAAGATTAAGACCAAAGTGGATCCTCAAAACGTGTTTAGGCATGAGCAAAGTATCCCACCACTTCCTCTCTGA
- the LOC114411331 gene encoding uncharacterized protein LOC114411331: protein MMRVFEMTDLGEMSNFLGIEIKQRQNEIFIYQQKYAKEILKKFYMDNCKSMSTPMCQKEKLCKDDEIAKVNKSEYRSLVGCLMYLTATRPDIMYAVSVLSRFMNCANESHPRAAKRVLRYVKGAVSFGVKFCLTPSFELQGYSNSDWVGSLNDMKNTSGFCSD, encoded by the coding sequence ATGATGCGAGTCTTTGAGATGACTGATCTTGGAGAAATGTCTAATTTCCTTGGAATAGAAATCAAGCAAAGACAAAATGAAATATTCATCTATCAACAAAAGTATGCAAAGGAGATTCTAAAGAAGTTCTACATGGATAACTGTAAGAGTATGAGCACTCCTATGTGTCAAAAAGAGAAGTTGTGCAAGGATGATGAAATAGCTAAAGTGAATAAGTCTGAATATAGAAGCTTGGTTGGCTGCTTGATGTATCTAACAGCAACAAGGCCAGATATTATGTATGCTGTAAGTGTTCTTTCAAGATTTATGAATTGTGCTAATGAGTCTCATCCTAGAGCTGCAAAAAGAGTTCTCAGATATGTCAAGGGAGCTGTAAGCTTTGGTGTTAAGTTTTGTTTGACACCAAGCTTCGAGTTGCAAGGTTATTCTAATAGTGATTGGGTCGGGtctttaaatgacatgaaaaatACTTCTGGCTTCTGTTCGGATTAG
- the LOC114412633 gene encoding berberine bridge enzyme-like 13 — MQSVRSILASFVVLLLSISFTASLPIEEAFNHCLTQHSQTSNQFSSSIYTSTNGSFTSILESTAQNLRYLLPSVPKPDFIFTPLDDSQVQAAVICAKKLGIHMRVRSGGHDYEGLSYVSLIEKPFMILDLAKLRAVNVDIARNTAWIQAGATIGEVYYRISEKSAVHGFPAGLCTTLGIGGHITGGAYGSMMRKYGLGADNVRDARIVDAKGRVLDRKAMGEDLFWAIRGGGGGSFGVILWWKIKLVPVPQTVTVFTVTKTLEQGGNKLLQRWQQVAPKIDENLFIRVIIQPGNGTVPGKRTLTTSYNALFLGGADRLLQVMKHGFPELGLTIKDCVETSWIKSVLYIAGYPDGTAPEVLLQGKSTTKAYFKAKSDFVREVIPEKSLDALWKIFVQDDGPLMIWNPYGGKMSRIAESATPFPHRKGVLYKIQYVTGWLDGEKSMAKHMNWMRKFYFYMAPYVSKYPRETYVNYRDLDIGMNQKNNTSLLKAWSWGYRYFKGNFNRLVKVKTKVDPSNFFRHEQSIPLLPTGKKG; from the coding sequence ATGCAGTCTGTGAGGTCCATCTTAGCAAGTTTTGTGGTTCTTCTATTATCAATTTCATTCACCGCTTCACTTCCAATTGAAGAAGCTTTCAACCATTGTCTCACACAACACTCTCAAACTTCAAACCAATTTTCCTCATCAATCTACACTTCCACCAATGGTTCCTTCACTTCTATCCTTGAGTCCACAGCTCAAAATCTAAGGTACTTGTTGCCCTCAGTGCCAAAACCTGATTTCATATTCACCCCACTTGATGACTCTCAAGTCCAAGCAGCAGTGATTTGTGCAAAAAAGCTTGGAATTCACATGAGAGTGCGCAGTGGAGGACATGACTATGAAGGGCTCTCTTATGTTTCCCTTATTGAGAAGCCATTCATGATCCTAGACTTGGCCAAACTTCGTGCAGTGAATGTTGATATTGCGCGAAACACGGCTTGGATCCAAGCCGGTGCCACTATTGGTGAAGTTTACTACAGAATTTCAGAGAAAAGTGCAGTTCATGGCTTCCCTGCAGGCCTTTGCACAACCTTGGGGATTGGAGGGCACATCACAGGAGGTGCATATGGTTCCATGATGAGAAAGTATGGCCTTGGTGCTGACAATGTTCGAGATGCTAGAATTGTTGATGCTAAAGGGAGGGTTCTTGATAGAAAAGCCATGGGAGAGGATCTATTTTGGGCTATAAGAGGAGGTGGTGGAGGCAGCTTTGGAGTTATTCTGTGGTGGAAGATCAAGCTGGTTCCTGTGCCACAAACTGTGACTGTTTTCACAGTAACCAAGACCTTAGAACAAGGAGGGAACAAGCTTCTCCAAAGATGGCAGCAAGTGGCTCCAAAAATTGATGAGAATCTCTTCATTAGAGTCATTATTCAACCAGGGAATGGCACAGTTCCTGGTAAGAGAACATTAACCACTTCCTACAATGCTCTCTTTCTTGGTGGTGCTGATAGGCTTCTCCAAGTTATGAAGCATGGTTTTCCTGAGTTAGGTTTGACAATAAAGGATTGTGTGGAGACTAGTTGGATCAAATCTGTGCTTTATATTGCCGGCTACCCTGATGGAACAGCCCCAGAAGTTTTGCTCCAAGGGAAGTCCACAACAAAGGCCTACTTCAAAGCCAAATCAGACTTTGTGAGGGAAGTAATCCCAGAAAAGTCCCTCGATGCACTATGGAAAATTTTTGTGCAGGATGATGGTCCTCTAATGATATGGAACCCTTATGGAGGCAAGATGAGTAGGATTGCAGAATCTGCCACCCCTTTCCCTCATAGAAAGGGAGTTCTCTACAAAATTCAGTATGTGACTGGATGGCTTGATGGAGAGAAGAGTATGGCAAAGCACATGAATTGGATGAGGAAATTTTATTTCTACATGGCTCCCTATGTTTCTAAGTATCCAAGAGAAACTTATGTGAATTATAGAGACTTGGATATAGGGATGAACcagaagaataacacaagtttattGAAGGCTTGGTCATGGGGCTACAGGTATTTCAAGGGTAACTTCAACAGGTTAGTGAAGGTGAAAACTAAAGTTGATCCATCGAATTTCTTTAGGCATGAGCAGAGTATCCCTTTATTGCCAACTGGTAAGAAAGGGTAG
- the LOC114412639 gene encoding dihydroceramide fatty acyl 2-hydroxylase FAH2-like produces MVAQKFVVDLNKPLVFQVGHLGEAYDDWVHDPIVSKEGPRFFQSGFLELFTRTAWWVIPTVWVPVASWFISNSVKSGLPSLDVALLVFLGIFVWTLAEYTLHRFLFHVKTKSYWGNTLHYLLHGCHHKHPMDSYRLVFPPVAAAILALPIWNLVKLICTPSVAPAVFGGILLGYVMYDCTHYYLHHGQPKSDVPKSLKKYHLNHHYRLQNYGFGITSPLWDKVFGTVPPPQSKGDAKRR; encoded by the exons ATGGTTGCTCAGAAATTCGTTGTCGACTTGAACAAGCCCCTTGTATTCCAG GTTGGGCATCTTGGGGAAGCCTACGATGATTGGGTTCACGATCCTATCGTAAGCAAAGAAGGTCCTCGGTTTTTCCAAAGCGGTTTCCTCGAG TTGTTCACACGCACTGCATGGTGGGTGATTCCAACCGTTTGGGTGCCGGTTGCGAGTTGGTTCATTTCCAACTCTGTCAAATCAGGCCTCCCTTCTCTTGATGTAGCTCTGCTCGTCTTTCTCGGCATCTTTGTTTGGACTTTGGCTGAATACACCTTGCACCGTTTCCTCTTCCATGTTAAAACCAAGAGCTACTG GGGAAATACCTTGCATTATCTTCTCCATGGCTGCCACCACAAGCACCCCATGGATAGCTATAGACTTGTTTTCCCCCCTGTAGCAGCAGCTATATTAGCCCTCCCG ATCTGGAACTTGGTGAAGCTGATATGCACCCCTTCAGTTGCTCCTGCGGTGTTTGGAGGTATTTTGTTGGGCTATGTGATGTATGATTGCACCCATTACTACTTACACCATGGTCAACCAAAGTCTGATGTGCCCAAAAGTCTCAAG AAATATCACTTGAATCATCATTATCGGCTCCAGAACTATGGCTTTGGGATCACATCACCACTGTGGGATAAAGTTTTTGGAacggttcctcctcctcaatcaAAGGGGGATGCCAAACGTAGATAA
- the LOC114412634 gene encoding tubulin beta chain-like, whose protein sequence is MREILHIQGGQCGNQIGAKFWEVICDEHGIDHTGKYSGDSELQLERINVYYNEASGGRYVPRAVLMDLEPGTMDSVRSGPFGQIFRPDNFVFGQSGAGNNWAKGHYTEGAELIDSVLDVVRKEAENCDCLQGFQVCHSLGGGTGSGMGTLLISKIREEYPDRMMLTFSVFPSPKVSDTVVEPYNATLSVHQLVENADECMVLDNEALYDICFRTLKLATPTFGDLNHLISATMSGVTCCLRFPGQLNSDLRKLAVNLIPFPRLHFFMVGFAPLTSRGSQQYRNLTVPELTQQMWDSKNMMCAADPRHGRYLTASAMFRGKMSTKEVDEQMINVQNKNSSYFVEWIPNNVKSSVCDIPPKGLKMSSTFIGNSTSIQEMFRRVSEQFTAMFRRKAFLHWYTGEGMDEMEFTEAESNMNDLVAEYQQYQDATADEEEYEDEEEEA, encoded by the exons atgagagaaatccTCCACATCCAGGGCGGCCAATGCGGCAACCAGATCGGAGCCAAGTTCTGGGAAGTAATCTGCGACGAGCACGGCATCGACCACACCGGAAAGTACAGCGGCGACTCCGAACTCCAATTGGAACGCATCAATGTCTACTACAACGAGGCCAGCGGCGGAAGGTACGTTCCTCGCGCCGTCCTCATGGATCTGGAGCCTGGCACGATGGACTCGGTCAGATCCGGGCCTTTCGGGCAGATATTCCGCCCCGATAATTTTGTGTTCGGGCAGTCCGGCGCCGGCAACAACTGGGCCAAGGGTCACTACACGGAAGGTGCCGAGCTCATCGATTCCGTCTTGGATGTCGTGAGGAAGGAGGCCGAGAATTGCGATTGCTTACAAG GGTTTCAAGTGTGCCACTCTTTGGGAGGTGGAACTGGCTCGGGCATGGGAACGCTTCTCATCTCTAAGATTCGGGAAGAGTACCCTGATCGTATGATGTTGACGTTTTCCGTTTTTCCTTCCCCTAAGGTGTCGGACACTGTTGTGGAGCCGTACAATGCCACGCTTTCTGTGCACCAGCTTGTTGAAAACGCGGATGAGTGCATGGTCTTGGACAATGAGGCTCTCTATGATATCTGTTTCCGTACATTGAAGCTTGCTACACCAACTT TTGGGGACCTTAACCACCTCATTTCTGCTACCATGAGTGGAGTTACTTGTTGTCTACGTTTCCCTGGGCAGCTGAACTCTGATCTTAGGAAGCTTGCCGTGAATCTGATCCCATTCCCTCGTCTCCATTTCTTCATGGTTGGATTTGCACCATTGACATCTAGAGGATCCCAGCAGTACCGCAACCTGACTGTGCCAGAACTGACTCAGCAGATGTGGGATTCTAAGAACATGATGTGTGCGGCAGATCCTCGCCACGGTCGTTATTTGACCGCATCTGCGATGTTCCGTGGTAAGATGAGCACCAAGGAAGTGGATGAGCAGATGATCAATGTGCAGAACAAGAACTCTTCCTACTTTGTTGAGTGGATTCCCAACAATGTCAAGTCTAGCGTGTGTGATATCCCACCAAAGGGTCTTAAGATGTCATCCACTTTCATTGGGAATTCAACATCAATTCAGGAGATGTTCAGGAGAGTTAGTGAGCAGTTCACGGCGATGTTCAGGCGCAAGGCTTTCTTGCATTGGTACACTGGTGAGGGAATGGACGAAATGGAGTTCACCGAGGCCGAGAGTAACATGAACGATCTGGTGGCAGAGTACCAGCAATATCAGGATGCTACTGCTGATGAGGAAGAGTATGAGGATGAAGAGGAGGAGGCTTAA
- the LOC114412640 gene encoding putative germin-like protein 2-1 yields the protein MVTRVHFFCLLALTFTLALEADHSPLQDFCVADTKSQVLVNGFSCKDPTLVEANDFFFRGLDIEGNTSNPVGSKVTPVTVSQLPGLNTLGISLARIDYAPWGTNPPHTHPRATEILNVIQGTLEVGFVTSNPGNRHVTKVLQKGDVFVFPVGLVHYQRNVGYGNAVAVAALSSQNPGVITIANAIFGATPDIASDVLVKAFQVDKDVVANLKSKF from the exons ATGGTAACTCGTGTACACTTCTTTTGCCTCTTGGCTCTCACCTTCACTCTAGCCTTGGAAGCTGATCACAGTCCACTTCAGGATTTCTGTGTGGCAGACACCAAAAGTCAAG TACTAGTAAATGGATTCTCTTGCAAAGACCCTACACTAGTAGAGGCTAATGACTTCTTCTTCAGAGGACTTGACATAGAGGGAAACACATCAAACCCAGTAGGATCCAAGGTGACTCCAGTTACAGTTTCACAGCTACCAGGACTAAACACTTTAGGCATTTCACTTGCCCGCATTGACTATGCACCGTGGGGCACAAACCCTCCTCACACTCACCCTCGTGCCACCGAAATCCTCAACGTGATCCAAGGCACACTTGAAGTTGGTTTTGTGACATCAAATCCTGGAAACCGTCATGTTACCAAAGTGCTGCAAAAGGGTGATGTGTTTGTCTTCCCTGTGGGACTTGTGCACTACCAGAGAAATGTGGGTTATGGCAATGCGGTTGCCGTTGCAGCTCTCAGCAGCCAAAACCCTGGGGTTATAACTATCGCTAATGCTATATTCGGGGCCACGCCAGACATTGCCAGTGATGTTCTTGTCAAGGCTTTTCAAGTGGACAAAGATGTTGTTGCTAATTTAAAGTCCAAGTTCTAG